Sequence from the Aerococcus tenax genome:
CTTGACGCTCTTTGACTAAGTGAGAAATTGCTTTGAAGTGTGGGTTCTTGGCGTCTTCTAGGAGACGGTAGAGTAAGCTTTCACTGGATAGGAGAGTCGCGCCATCTGCTTGGAGTTGGCTGAGAGCCCATTCGTGTTCTTTTGCACTTCTAGCGGTTACGGCGTCACGAACCAAGGTCACTTCCACTTGGGGATAATCGTCTAATAATTGATGGGCGGTTTGCTCGACGCAGATAGGCGTTTCCATCCCGATAATTACCACATGTTCAATGGCAGGGGTGATGTGGTTGAGAACTTCGGGAATGCAGGCATTGAAACGAGTCTTGGCGTAAACCGGTGTCTCGGTTAGGTAGGACTTGATATCAGGATGGGTAGCGCCCAAGCCTTGAGGGTATTGCTCGGTGACTACCTTCTTAACGCCTAAGTGGTTCAAGCCTTCAAGAAGAAATTGCAGGTTAGCCAGATAAGTATCGGAATCATGCATTGCGGGAACCAATTTTTCTTGAATATCGATGACAAGGACTAGCGTATTATCAACAGTCATTGCAGTCATGGTGAACTTCCTTTCTAAGAATTTTATCCTACATCTATTATAGCAAGCACAGGACTTGCTGCCTAGGTTTCTAAAAAATCTCCTAGGAATATAATGAGGCTTAGCTCCTTACAGGAAAGAGATTCCTTTTTATTGACTGAATTGAGAACGGTGCTTTTTAGGAGATATTTAAGGAGAGAATCATCCTGAAAAGCATTTCACAGGGGTAATGTATATACCTTTGGATAGTCATTTGATAAAATAGGATTGAGGAGGCGATAGTATGCAAACGAAAATTGCCCAATGGGGAAATTCAAAGGCGATCAGAATTCCATCAACGATAGTTAAACAGCTCAATTTAAAGGATAATCAAGTGCTCTCACTTGAAATCAAAGATCAAGCCCTAGTGATTAAGCCTAAGGAAGCAGAGACTATTCAGGAATTATTTGCCGATTACAAGACCTCTTTCACTTATGAGGAAGAAATGGATTGGGGACCAGCAGTGGGAGAAGAGATCGAATGGTGATGCGGCAAGGGGATATTTTTTATGTTAATTTTAACCCAAGCATCGGACATGAACAGAGAAATAGTCGTCCAGCCATTGTATTAAGTCATGATCTCATTTTCCAGACGAGTCACATGGCGATTGTTGCGCCTATCTCAACGACAAAACGAAACTATCCAGCCTATTATGAGCTCCAAGAAACTGATCAGATAAAGGGTAAAGTCCTTTTGAATCAATCAAAAGCTCTTGATCTTTATCATCGTCAAGTCAGCCGAGAAAATTTTATTGAACGAGCTAAACCAAATGAATTTCAGCGCATTATTCATCGTTATAAATTGTTATTCGATCTGGTAGATGATTATCAATAGGCAATAATAAAACCCTGAGATTGAAAGAAAACCATTGTTGTGATGGTTAGACTCTATTCAAATTTGTTCCAAGCGCAGAGCAAGCGTCGACTTCAGAAAATGACGATCTTGCTCTTTTTTGTTCTTGCCATACTCTTATCCTTATTTGCTGATTAACCCAAACACTCTTCATTCATTGAATTATTGTAAGCCTTCTTTTCCAAGCCTTATGAAGTGGACAAGTCAGCCTGGTTCAGGACGGCCGAGGCTATCTCATGCAATCTGTTAATGATCAAAGCATCGGTTTAAGGCTTATTGATTTAGAAACAGAAGTAGAGCTCTCCAGTCGCGATTACAGTTTACCTACCCGTGAAAATACCTGGGTGACGGGCAAGATTGAATAAGCTTTGTGATTAGTCACTTGATAAAAAACTCCTAGGACTTACAGCTTGCTAAGCCATGTTCTAGGGGTTTTACTTTAACTAACAATTTACTACTAAGGCGACTGATTGGGACGCTTTTATATCGTAATGGGCTAGCCAATATTTTTGCTTGTTATAAGGATTTTTCCCTTTGCGGCTAGGCTTTGTTCTTATCCTAAGCGAGATCCAAGGACTTGCGCAGTGGCTAAGATTATGCTTTACTAAACAGGATGAAATTTACAGTTTGAGAAAATCAAGTGACAGAAGGGGATTTGCCGATGAAGCACCGTTATCCAAGTGAACAATTAGAAGTGGAAGTGACCGGACTTTCTGAGAAGGGGCTAGGTTTAGCCGAATACCGTTTTCCGGATACCGAATTAGGAAAAGGACGGAAATTAAAACTTCAAATTCCTAAGGCCCTACCTGGGGATAAATTGTTAGTCACTGTACCCAATGCCAGAGGCCGAAGACGGGCAACCCGGACCTATGACCGGATCATTGAGCCTTCGCCTAGTCGAAATGGTGGTTATGAATTAAATGGTCCGCAAGTTGGTGGAGCCCCCTTGGAGTATATGAATTACCCCGACCAATTGGCCTATAAAAGAGAGCTGACCCAGACCTTTTTAGCTGACCAAGGCTTTGACCCCAGTGTGGTGGGTGAGGTATGGGGGATGGACGACCCTTACCATTACCGCAACAAGCTGGAGCTGAGTTTCTCGATCGATGGTGACTTGGGTTTCTTCGCCCAGGGTGACCAGTACCAGATTGTTGATTGGCAAAAGAATATCTTGGCCCCAGAAATCTTTATGATCTTAAAAGAAGAAGTTCAAGCCTGGCAAAAGGCCTGGAACTTAGCAGGTTACGAAAAACAGTCGAAGCAAGGTTTGCTCAGACAATTACTCTTGCGCCAAGGCCAGCAAAGTGGGGAAGTCATGGTAGCTATTTTCGCCCAAGAGGAATCGGCAGATCTTGATCCAGGCGTTATTGAAGACCTAATCCAACGTCTACAGGCTTATCCTGAGATTAAGAGCTTAATGTGGATTAAGAATACGGCCATTGCGGATCGGATGGGGGCTGACCAAGTGGAAGTCCTGGCTGGCCGCGACTATATCCGTGATGAGCTGGCTGGTTTTAATTACCGCCTTTACTTTGACACCTTCTTCCAACCAAATCCTACCCAAGCCCAAAAGATGATCGATTTGGCTTGCGATTGGGCAGAACTCGACCAAGACAGTCTGGTAATTGACCTTTTCTGTGGAGTCGGTAGCTTTAGCCTACCTCTGGCTAAGCGGGCCAAGGCCTTAGTGGGGATTGAAATTGTGGAACAGTCCATTGAGTCGGCTAAACGTAATGCCCGGGATAACAGGATTACTAACGCCCACTTTATCGCCCGAGATGCCCGCCATGGTTTGGCTGAAATTGAAGAGGAGTGGGGACAAGCTGACCTGCTCTTGTTAGATCCCCCACGCAACGGTGCCGGTGGAAAAATCATGCGTCGGATCGGGCGGATGGGCCTAGACAAGATCATTTACGTCTCCTGTAATCCCAAAAGCTTGGCAGCAGATTTAGTCTGGCTAAGAGAGTTCGGTTATGAGATTGCCAAGATCCAATTAATCGACCAATTCCCACATACTCAGCATGTCGAGTGCGTGGTATTGATTGAAAAGAAAAGCTGATAGGAATAGGGTTTGTAGAAGTTTATGAAGTTGAGAGAAGCTCCTGAGAGGGGGCTTTTTTTTGTTTGAGGGATAAAAATGGTGGAAATGTGGATGTGTGTATGGGGAAACTGATCGACTGAATAAGGTGGAAAAACCAAACCAAATTTAAAACCTTTATAACTAGTTTCTTTTATGATATAGTTTCCTTATGGAAATCATATAAAGGGGACTAATATGGATTTAAAAACATCATTGATGGAATTACAATGTGAACTTGTTGCTGAAAGGAACCAAGCAAACCCAAAGGAAATTTCCTGGCTACAATATGACATTCTGCATCAAATCGAACAAAAAGGAGAACTACTACCCTCGGATCTTAGTGTGATTCTTGGCGTATCCCGTACAAAATTATCAAAGGCATTAAAAGGGTTAAAGTCTATGCGGTATATTGAACAGACCCCTAATGAAGAGGATGGAAGAGAATTGTACACTACACTGACTAGTGATGGGAAAGACTTACTCCATCATATTTCAAATAGTCACTCCTCTCTTCATCTAGCTGCTATCAAGACCTTTAACAAAGAGGAACAAGAATGTTTTATCTATTTATCAAACAAATTATCAGAAGAATTAAAGAAAGCGAGGATAGAGCAAAATGGATGATGCTATCAAAGTCGTCAATGCCAGAACAAATAATTTGAAAAACATCTCCATCCAGGTTTCCAAGCATAGGATTGTTGCTGTGACGGGTGTTTCAGGTTCGGGGAAATCTTCCTTTGTCTTTGATACGATTGCCAGTGAATCCCAGCGATTGCTCCAGGAAACTTACTCTAGCTATATTCAAAACCTCTTGCCCAATTATAAAAAACCAGCTGTCGATTCCATCTCTAATCTTCCAGTCTCACTAATCATTGACCAAAAGCGAATCCGTGGCAATTCCAGGTCAACAGTAGGGACTATAACCGACATCTATTCTGACTTAAGACTATTATATTCGAGGATAGCCAAGCCTTTTATTGGTTATTCTATGAAGTATTCTTTCAATCATCCAGACGGCATGTGCAAGACTTGCCAGGGGCTTGGAGTCGTTAAATCCATTAATATTGACAAATTGATTGATTTTGATGAATCCTTAAATAACAATGCGATTGATTTCCCTACCTTTCGCAATGACGGTTGGAGACTGACCCGTTATACCGAATCCGGTTATTTTGACAATGATAGGAAGATCAAGGACTATAATCAAGAGGAACTAGACTTGCTGCTGTACTCTCCTAAAATAAAACCCGCTCGCCCGAGTAAAAACTGGCATAAAACAGCCAAATATCTTGGAGTCCTTCCTCGAATCATGGAAAGCTTTGTCAATGTCGAAGATCCTCAATATAAAAAAGACTTAAACAGGATATTAATCACAGAAACCTGTCCCGCATGCCATGGGACACGGTTAAATGACGAAGTATTAAGTGCCACCATACAAGGTAAATCGATAGCCAATAGTACGAATATGGCAATCAATGATTTGTTCGATTTTATCTCTACCATCCATAATCAAGAGGTTGAAATGATTACCCATGAATTGCAAAAGAAGTTACAAAGTCTTTCAATAGTAGGCTTAGACTATTTGAAATTAAATCAACCGACGAACACCCTTTCCGGCGGCGAGTCCCAGCGAATCAAAATGGTGAAGTATCTCAATAGCTCCTTGTCAGATGTTTTATATATCTTTGATGAACCGAGTGTTGGCCTTCATCCGGAAGATATTCGAGGAATCACAAATATTTTTAAGGGCTTGAGAGATAAGGGGAACTCTGTCTTATTTGTCGACCACGACCCCGATATGATTCAATGCTGTGATGAGCTAATCAATTTTGGCGAAGGTGCTGGCCCTCATGGAGGTAGGGTTACTTTCCAGGGGACTTATAGCGAATTATTAAAATCAGAGACTATCACAGCAAAAGCCTTTACCAAAAGGCACGGCATCAATAAAGAAAAGAAAATCTTTTCAGACTATTACACACTGAAAAATGTGTCCAAGCACAACATAGAAAACGTCAGCATAAGTATCCCGAAAGATGCGATAACAGTAGTAACTGGTGTGGCCGGTTCTGGTAAAAGTACCCTGATTAGAGATGTTTTTATTAACAAATACCCTCAGGCTACTATCTTGGACCAAAGTTTGCCCCAGGCTTCTCGCCGGTCAAATATCGTCACCTACTTAAAGATATATGACGAAATCAAGCGACTTTTTGCCAAAGAAAATGGTGTTGAAAAATCTCTGTTTTCAGTGACCGGGAAAGGAGCCTGTCCTGAATGTAAGGGAAAAGGAGTCATTAAACTTGATTTGGCCTATATGGGAGACTCTGAACATATTTGTGAAAAGTGCCAAGGGAGACGGTTCAATGATAAGGTCCTCGCTTATCTGTATAAAAAGAAGAATATCAATGTGATCTTTGAACTCACGGTTGCAGAGGCTAGGGAGATATTTGGCGATAATTCGAAGATCACACCCGTTCTAGAATCGATCATCAAAGCAAATTTATCCTATATAAAGTTAGGTCAGACCTTGGATACATACTCTGGGGGAGAACTTCAACGGTTAAAAATAGCTCAAATGCTTTCAGAGAAAGAGTCAGAAATTATCATTTTAGATGAGCCCACGACAGGACTTCACGAATCCGATATTGATAAGCTAATGGACCTCACTCGTGAAATGGTAAGAGACGGCAACACATTAATTGTAATTGAGCATAATTTATCCGTGATCAGTCAGGCGGATTGGATTATTGACCTTGGACCCAAAGGAGGAAAGGTCGGTGGAAAAATCTTGTTCCAAGGATACCCAATTGACTTTATAGAATGTGAGCAATCCTATACCGCCAAGCATTTAAGAAGATTTTTGGATGATACGATAATTATTCGTGAGGAATAGTATGAACTGATTAATGAAGGAGAAGTAGATGGTAATAAGTCTGCGTCAGCTGAAAAGAAAAGCTGATAGGAATAGGGTTTGTAGAGGTTTAAGATGTTGATAGAAGCTCCCGAAAGGGGGCTTTTTTATTGTGGAGAAAAATAGTTGGAAAAAAGTCATTTTGACAAACATTTATTAATTATATACTAAATAAAATATATAAATAATGAACTTTTATTCATATTCATATTTATTTTTGTTTTAATATGAATTATAATTCATAAAAGTAAAATTTTATGGAGGGCATCATGGCTAAAGATAATAAAGAAAAGTTAATTAAAGCGACTGACCGCTTGCTTAAAGATCGAAGTATTAGTTCAATTACAACTAAGGAGATCACCAAGGAAGCTGGAGTGTCTGTTGGTGTCTTTTACAACTATTTTGACAGCAAAGAAGAGGTCTTTACCGAATTAGTCAAAAGCTTTTTCAATTATTCACTAACAGAAATGAAAAAACTTCAAGCAGAAATTACGGGCAATAATCTCCGCTCGGAATTAAAGTTTAAAGAATTTTTGGTCAGGGGTATGGATAAGAACTGGGAAAATCGGTTCTTAAATAGCGATATTCTGATGTTGACGCGAAAAGACCAGGTCTTTAAAGAGATGATGCTGGATTTTAATGAGCGGATGTTGGCTATTATTGTTGCTATTTTAACCATTATTCAATCATTTGCTCAGGAGAGCGAGTTGACTATCAAGGCTAAATTAATCATGAATTTGATTCAAAATTCCTATCCGACTTTTTCTAGTTTTGAGGACGACCAAGAGCAAGAAGCTTATATGGAGAAAGTGGTCAAAGTGATTTTTGATCTGAGCTTTAATGAATAGAGGACAAGACTATGGAGAGTATTTTAACCGTCAAAGACCTATCGAAAACTTATAAAAATGGTCGAAAAGCCCTTGATCATTTGAATTTCACTGTGACTAAGGGTGAGATCCTTGGCTTTTTAGGACCCAATGGGGCTGGAAAAAGTACCACTATTAATATTTTATCCACGCTGTTAAAGGCGGATGAAGGCAAGCTGACTTACTTTAATAATGCTCACTTGCCGCTTAAAACCATCAAACAGCACCTGGGGATTGTGCCGCAAGAACTCGCCATTTATGAGGATATTTCTGCCTTTCAGAATGTAAAATTCTTTGCCTCCTTATATGGCGTCAAGAAAACTGAAATGAAAGACCGGGTGAAAAAGGCATTAAGGAAGGTCGGTCTGGAAGAACGTGCCCATGACAAGGCTGCCACTTTCTCGGGTGGGATGAAGCGACGTTTAAACATTGCCTGTGCCATAGCCCACGATCCTCAATTGATTATTTTTGATGAGCCCACCGTGGGGATTGATCCCCAGTCGAGAAACCATATTCTCGATTCGATCAAGGCTTTGCGGGATGAAGGGGCCACGGTTATCTACACCACCCATTACATGGAGGAGGTCCAGCAGCTTTGTGACCGGGTCATTATTATGGATGGGGGTCATGTTTTACTAAATGACCGCTTGGATAATATCTTGGAAGCTTACCGTGAGTCCAAGTATCAAGTGGATTTTGCCCAGGAAATGCCTAAAGCGCTTTTAGAGAAAATTCGTCAATTGCCCCAGGTCTTGGGACTAAGTCAGGATACTGACTACCAAATGCAGGTTAGTTTAAAAAGTGGAAAAGCCTCACTTAATGATATATTGGCGCTTGTTATCCAATCCCATATCAATATAACTGGGATCCAAACCAAGAAGAAAAATTTGGAAGATGTCTTCTTAAGCTTAACGGGTAAGCAATTAAGAGACTAAAGTGAGGGGGAAGCTTTATGTTAACCATCATGCAACAAGATATTATTAATCTTTTGAAGAACAAACCCATTATGACCTATCTTTTAGCTTATCCCATGCTCCTGATCCTAGTGACGGGTTATGTTTTTTCTTCTAATTTTACTGACGATCTTCTGTCGGCCTATGACTATTATGGGGTCACTATGATGATCTACTTGTCCATGGCCACGGTGATTATTTTGCCTGAGCTCTTGTTTGGCCACCAGGTCAAGTATGCTAATTACCGGATTATCTATTCGCCTATGGCTCGATACAAAGTTTATTTATCCAAACTAATCGTATCTATTGCAGTTTCCTATGCCATCCTAGCCAGCTATATCCTAGTTTTTAATGCGATAGGATTTGTTAACTACGGGGGAAGGGATGTCCTCCGTATCTTATTACTTGATTTAGCCTTAGTTATCTTTTCGATCACTTTTGGTGGGGCTTTTTGCCTCTTAGTGAAGAGTGAAGACCTAGCAACCAAGCTGTTGAACTTAGTGATTAACCTTCTGGCGATTTTGTCGGGTTTATTCTTTCCCATGACCATTTTGGGACCAAAGATTGCCAGAGTCACTAGCTTTTCTCCGGTTTCAAAAGTGATGTCCAGTTTTTTTGCGATTATTTATGATAAGGATTGCACAACCTTATTGCCGACGACTACGACACTGATGTTGTCTTCGCTAATTTTTTTAATAATTATCCATTTAAGCTACCATCCAGAAGATTTTGGTGATTAAAATGAACCTTGTTATTCTAACTAATAATTTCAACCGACTCTTAAAAGGAAAAACTTATCTCTTCATAACCACTGTAATTGTCTTTATAACCCTTGCAGGAAGCGCCTTTGTTGTCACCATGGATGCTCCCACGCTTCAAATAGGGGTCGACCAGACTGCCAGTGATTTGTTAACCATGAAGAATGATGACTTATCTGTTGAAGAAATTTCAGAAGATCATCCTGCATACACTAAGCTGATCACTGGCGACTACGATGCCTACATCACTAAGGAAGAGGGCAAGTATCAAGTGACGACAGTAAGAAACGCTGAATTGGCTGATGACTTGAGCCAACTCCTCAATGAGGGGCAATTAAGCAGTGAACCCGATCCAGGCAATAATCATTTTAAAGTGATTCTCACTGTTTTAGCCATGAGCTCGATGATTCTGTCCTTAATCCTCTATCGTTTTTATTTTGATGATCGTCGCGGTATTGATAAACGCATTTATTCCTCTGGCCTTTCAGTACTTTCTTACCTTTTCCAGCAAGTATTGTTCACTTTTCTGCTTTTGTTTACGATTAGTGCCTTAGCTTGCTGTAGTCTGTTTCCTCTCTTTGGCCTGGACTTATCTAGTCGATTTTTCTTAGGTTTATTTTTACTTGAACTATTTGCGGCTAATTTTGGCATGTTCTTATCAACGCTGACCAAGAAAAATCAGGGAGCTCTCTTAGTGGGGACCATGTTATCGGTTTTGACCACGCTTCTTTCGGGAGCTCTATTAGCTGTAAAAGAAGAGTCTTTACAAGAAAAGATCCAACCTCTTTTTCCGCAATTCTACATCGCCAAATTAGGCTCAGCCTTGGATGGTCAAGTAGAAGCATTGAGCCAACCCATAGGGGTTCTTTTACTATATAGTTTGGTCTTCTTTGTAATCGCGCTGTTGATGCAAAAGCGAAGGATAGTCGATTGATGCTAGAGTACCGGATTTTCCCGTTTTTGGGGGAGTTTGTTACAATAAGTCTAGAAATATTTATAAAGGGGATTCGATGACTGGCATAGTTTTTACTGAAGAAGATAAGCGGTTAACTGTCGATATTCTTGGTTATGAATTCAAAGATCTATCTGCAAACGATGATATTTTTGATCGAAATTGGTTGAAGTTAGAGTTTAGCTACTCGGATTCAGTCAAGTCCTTTAAACAAGTGGATCCTTGCCTGTTAAGTTTTGAACTGGGAGAGATTATTGAAAGTATCCATTGGCTGATATCGGGAAAGGAAACAGAGGTGTTGAGAACATTTACAGAGCCCTACCTGTCCCTGGCTATTACGCAAATCGATTCTTGCTATGTTTTCCAAATAAGCTTTGTCTATGACACTAAGGATAATGATTGGAAAGAAGTCTGCCTGTATCAAACATTGGATTGTGAAGAGCTTAAGCAGTTGAACCTTCAACTAAAGGATTTCTTTCAGAGATATCCAGTAAGATAAGGCTAGCTAAGGCAATTTGGCTCAGGCTGTGGGAGATTTACTGCTTATATATCCTAATGCTTACCTGGAAAGATCTAGCTTATTAAATAAAAGTTAACGAAAGGATTTCAAATTCATTTTAGAAGCTCCTGAGAAGGGGCTTTTTTAGCGCTTACATGATACTTGCAGCCTACTATTTATCAGGATATAGTGAAGATAATAGATGACTACATTGATAAGTGAAGGAGTTTTAACATGAATTCCCTACTTTTAGTGGAAGATAATCCCATGATTGGCCAAGAGATTGTCGACTTTTTGACCAAGCATGGCTTTGATGTACAGCTGGCGAAAAATTATGCTGAAGGGCAAGCGGCCTCTAAGCAGGCTTATGATCTGGCTATCCTGGATTTAAATTTGCCGGATGGAAATGGTTTTGATCTTTTGTCGCTCTTTTTACAGAATCATATCAAAGTGATTATTACTACTGTGGTTAACGATGTGAATTTTATTGCGGAGGCTCTCGATGCGGGGGCGTCGGACTATCTCACCAAACCCTTTAATCTGAATATCCTGCGGGCTCGGATTGCGGCTTGTTTGAGGGACTTTGGACCTATGGAAGGAGAGAGCGAATTAGTCCTTAAAGAAGACCAGGGAATGATTTATTATCAGGGGCAGGGGGTTGCTTTGACGGCCTTGGAATTTCGGCTCTTGGCCCATTTTATCCGCCACCGGGGCCAGCTTCTGACTCGGGACCAATTGCTGGATCGCTTCTGGGATGCCCGGCAGGCCTATGTGAATGACAATACCCTGACCGCTACCATTAAGCGGATCCGCGACAAGACCTCCAAGGATCTGATTGAAACCGTCCGCGGCATCGGCTACCGGTTGAAGCTATGATTTATATATTGTGGCTTCTAAGCATACTTGTTGTCGTTGGCTGGTTGAAGTTCTGCCAGCGCCGGCGGATTCAAGAGCTGGCAGACCTAATCGACCAACTCTACCAGCAAGATTATCAGATTCCCATGAAGCAGGATGATTTCTCCCAGTTGGAGGACCAGATCTATAAGTTATTCATTGAGCTGGTCGAAGAGAAAGAAAAGGTCCATCGTTTGTCCCAAAGTCAGAGTCGAAATATCGAAGACATTGCCCACCAAATTAAGACGCCGCTTACGGGCATGCTCTTTGCCTTGGAAAATGATAAGACGGATCCGGCGACTTTCTCCCAGCAATTAAACCGACTCAACGACTTGTCCAATGCTCTCTTGAAGTTGGCTAGTCTGGATAATAATCTTGAGGGCTTCAAGTTATCGCCAGTTCACTTGCGGGAAGTGATAGACTATGCTCTGGATATCTTGAGTGATGAAATTGATGACCGAGGAATTGTTGTCGATATCAATATAGGGGAGGCGGTTATGCTGGGACATTTCAACTGGTTGAGCGAGGCTGTCATTAATATCCTAAAGAATGCCATCAACCAGGAAGGCACACGTCGAATCTGGCTAAGGACTAGGGAAAATCCTATTTATTTGGAATTGTCTATCCAAGATGATGGGGGAGGGATTGTTGAAGGCAAGCAAAAGAAGATTTTCCAGCGTTTCTATAAGGATCCTGATTCTAAGGGTTTTGGGATTGGCCTCGCTATGGCCAAGCGCATTGTCGAGAAACATCAAGGGCAAATTAGCTGCCGAAATACCGACCGAGGGGCAGAATTTATCCTGCAATTTTATAAGTGAGAGGGAAGTAATCGCGGAGACCATTTCTTCTCTTTTTATCCGCTTTATCACCGACTTGTCATTTTCATCCGCTATAGTCAAACTAGGAGGAGATCTTATGGAAATACTTCGCGTTGACAATTTGACTAAAATTTATGGCCAAGGAGAAAAGCAAGTCCGGGCTGTCGATGGGGTGAATCTGTCCGTCAACCGGGGAGAGCTTATCGCCATTGTCGGGCCGAGTGGGTCGGGTAAGTCTACCCTACTCCATATGCTTGGTGGGGTGGACCGGCCCAATGAGGGGAAGATACTCATTGAAGGGTCCGATATTGCCAGCTATTCGTCTAAGGAAATGGCCTTGTTCCGGCGGCGCAAGGTGGGGCTGATCTACCAGTTTTACAACCTCATCCCCAATCTGACCGTGGCACACAATATTAAACTGCCCTTGAAGTTAGATGGCCGTCAGGTGGATGACGCCTTCTTTAATGACTTGGTGACTAAGCTGGGCTTATCCGATAAGTTGCAGGCCTTTCCGAGTGAGCTATCGGGAGGCCAGGAGCAGCGCGTGGCCGTGGCCCGCAGTCTGATCTACCGGCCTTCGATCATATTAGCGGATGAACCGACCGGGAACCTGGACCGGAAGAACTCTCAGGAGATCATTGACCTCTTGAAGTACTTCAACCAGACCCTCAAGCAGACTATCCTGATCATCACCCACGATGAAAACCTGGCCCTTCAGACCCAGCGGATTATCACCATGGTCGACGGGGCTATCGTAGGAGATGAGCCCAATGAATAAGAAGAATTTACCGATTTTCATTTCACTTCTGATTGTTAGCCTCTTTTTCACAGTAATTTTTTACTATGGCTATACCAATATTTCGTCAAGTAACCGCCAGCTAAAGGCAACGAATTTCTACGATGCCCGCTTGTCAGAAGACCTGTCCCAGGAAGAAATCGAGAAACTCAACCAAGTGGAAGCCATTGAGCTGGCGGGTGGGACTTCTGCCAGGGCCCACAGTGCTAAATACAAGGGCCATCTCATTTCCATGGTGGGACAGGATG
This genomic interval carries:
- a CDS encoding isochorismatase family protein — protein: MTAMTVDNTLVLVIDIQEKLVPAMHDSDTYLANLQFLLEGLNHLGVKKVVTEQYPQGLGATHPDIKSYLTETPVYAKTRFNACIPEVLNHITPAIEHVVIIGMETPICVEQTAHQLLDDYPQVEVTLVRDAVTARSAKEHEWALSQLQADGATLLSSESLLYRLLEDAKNPHFKAISHLVKERQA
- a CDS encoding AbrB/MazE/SpoVT family DNA-binding domain-containing protein, yielding MQTKIAQWGNSKAIRIPSTIVKQLNLKDNQVLSLEIKDQALVIKPKEAETIQELFADYKTSFTYEEEMDWGPAVGEEIEW
- a CDS encoding type II toxin-antitoxin system PemK/MazF family toxin, with amino-acid sequence MVMRQGDIFYVNFNPSIGHEQRNSRPAIVLSHDLIFQTSHMAIVAPISTTKRNYPAYYELQETDQIKGKVLLNQSKALDLYHRQVSRENFIERAKPNEFQRIIHRYKLLFDLVDDYQ
- the rlmD gene encoding 23S rRNA (uracil(1939)-C(5))-methyltransferase RlmD — encoded protein: MKHRYPSEQLEVEVTGLSEKGLGLAEYRFPDTELGKGRKLKLQIPKALPGDKLLVTVPNARGRRRATRTYDRIIEPSPSRNGGYELNGPQVGGAPLEYMNYPDQLAYKRELTQTFLADQGFDPSVVGEVWGMDDPYHYRNKLELSFSIDGDLGFFAQGDQYQIVDWQKNILAPEIFMILKEEVQAWQKAWNLAGYEKQSKQGLLRQLLLRQGQQSGEVMVAIFAQEESADLDPGVIEDLIQRLQAYPEIKSLMWIKNTAIADRMGADQVEVLAGRDYIRDELAGFNYRLYFDTFFQPNPTQAQKMIDLACDWAELDQDSLVIDLFCGVGSFSLPLAKRAKALVGIEIVEQSIESAKRNARDNRITNAHFIARDARHGLAEIEEEWGQADLLLLDPPRNGAGGKIMRRIGRMGLDKIIYVSCNPKSLAADLVWLREFGYEIAKIQLIDQFPHTQHVECVVLIEKKS
- a CDS encoding MarR family winged helix-turn-helix transcriptional regulator — protein: MDLKTSLMELQCELVAERNQANPKEISWLQYDILHQIEQKGELLPSDLSVILGVSRTKLSKALKGLKSMRYIEQTPNEEDGRELYTTLTSDGKDLLHHISNSHSSLHLAAIKTFNKEEQECFIYLSNKLSEELKKARIEQNG
- a CDS encoding ATP-binding cassette domain-containing protein, with amino-acid sequence MDDAIKVVNARTNNLKNISIQVSKHRIVAVTGVSGSGKSSFVFDTIASESQRLLQETYSSYIQNLLPNYKKPAVDSISNLPVSLIIDQKRIRGNSRSTVGTITDIYSDLRLLYSRIAKPFIGYSMKYSFNHPDGMCKTCQGLGVVKSINIDKLIDFDESLNNNAIDFPTFRNDGWRLTRYTESGYFDNDRKIKDYNQEELDLLLYSPKIKPARPSKNWHKTAKYLGVLPRIMESFVNVEDPQYKKDLNRILITETCPACHGTRLNDEVLSATIQGKSIANSTNMAINDLFDFISTIHNQEVEMITHELQKKLQSLSIVGLDYLKLNQPTNTLSGGESQRIKMVKYLNSSLSDVLYIFDEPSVGLHPEDIRGITNIFKGLRDKGNSVLFVDHDPDMIQCCDELINFGEGAGPHGGRVTFQGTYSELLKSETITAKAFTKRHGINKEKKIFSDYYTLKNVSKHNIENVSISIPKDAITVVTGVAGSGKSTLIRDVFINKYPQATILDQSLPQASRRSNIVTYLKIYDEIKRLFAKENGVEKSLFSVTGKGACPECKGKGVIKLDLAYMGDSEHICEKCQGRRFNDKVLAYLYKKKNINVIFELTVAEAREIFGDNSKITPVLESIIKANLSYIKLGQTLDTYSGGELQRLKIAQMLSEKESEIIILDEPTTGLHESDIDKLMDLTREMVRDGNTLIVIEHNLSVISQADWIIDLGPKGGKVGGKILFQGYPIDFIECEQSYTAKHLRRFLDDTIIIREE
- a CDS encoding TetR/AcrR family transcriptional regulator, with product MAKDNKEKLIKATDRLLKDRSISSITTKEITKEAGVSVGVFYNYFDSKEEVFTELVKSFFNYSLTEMKKLQAEITGNNLRSELKFKEFLVRGMDKNWENRFLNSDILMLTRKDQVFKEMMLDFNERMLAIIVAILTIIQSFAQESELTIKAKLIMNLIQNSYPTFSSFEDDQEQEAYMEKVVKVIFDLSFNE
- a CDS encoding ABC transporter ATP-binding protein, with amino-acid sequence MESILTVKDLSKTYKNGRKALDHLNFTVTKGEILGFLGPNGAGKSTTINILSTLLKADEGKLTYFNNAHLPLKTIKQHLGIVPQELAIYEDISAFQNVKFFASLYGVKKTEMKDRVKKALRKVGLEERAHDKAATFSGGMKRRLNIACAIAHDPQLIIFDEPTVGIDPQSRNHILDSIKALRDEGATVIYTTHYMEEVQQLCDRVIIMDGGHVLLNDRLDNILEAYRESKYQVDFAQEMPKALLEKIRQLPQVLGLSQDTDYQMQVSLKSGKASLNDILALVIQSHINITGIQTKKKNLEDVFLSLTGKQLRD